The following DNA comes from Vigna radiata var. radiata cultivar VC1973A chromosome 4, Vradiata_ver6, whole genome shotgun sequence.
GATAGATTCTGCCTGATAAAGCAGGGGTGGTGTGGGGCAGAGGAAGGTGGATACACCTCTATCTCAACCGTTTGATTGGGtggtatttatattataaagcGCAAAGAGATTCATAATCAACGGTTGGTTTTTGAAGGATGAAAAGGACAAGCGATAAACCTGTCCGTTGCGCATGACTCCGCAATCGTAGACGGGCGTGAAATCGGGCTGAAACAGGCCCCAGTTGCGCTCTGCTATTGGGCCGGGCTTTTGGTTCTCGTTGAAAAGCGCGAAGATGTAGGTCTCGAAGGTTCGGTTGGGCATCAACGGCGTTCCCTTGCCCGATGCCAAGTGCTTCACGAGTTGGGCGTTGAAGGTCTGAGCGTTGTTCCCGCTGCAGGCGTCCCAACCGTCGCAGACGGAGGGCCACCCCGTTTCTCCAATGGCGATGTCCACGTCACCATAGCCCAAGTCCTTCATGGCGGAGTGGACCGCATCCATAAGAGCGTCGAACTGGTTGGTGTAGCTGAGCTTGGTGTTTCTGTCGTACAGGCCGCGGTTGGGCCTGAAGAGAAGAAAGTTAACGTTCTTTCCATTGTATCCGAAATAGGGATACGGATTGACCATGAAGGGCGCTCTCGTCTCCTTCAGAAACTTCAGCATTGGGCCCAGCACGCGCTTTGCGAATCCGGGCCTGAACCTTCCCGCACTCGGCGGAATCGATGACCTCATTATCCCCAGCGAGTGAGCTGTGGTCacctgaaaattaaaaaataaaaaataaaaaaaattaactaagcTAAATTTGAACGCGTGACACGTGCGATAAATATGGAGCCGAGCTAATAATAGAAGTGAGAGGGAAGGAATTGAATACCTTAATGTCGGTTATGCCCTCGGCTAGGAGGGCGGAGTGGAGGGTTCGCATGGCGGGCACGAGGCCGCGGATCATGTCGGCGTCGCCCCAGTGGAGGAGCTCGCTGCCGACGAGgatgtatttgatttttgtcTGCGGGTGAAAGGGTTTGATGTGCGTGACCACCCACTGCCTCGCCGAGTCGATTTGTTTCAGAACGGCGATGTCGCCGTTGGGTGCCGTCACCGTCACGGGGATGCCGGTGTTCGCGAAGGCCTGGAGGATCTGCGGGTTGACGTCGTAGATCTTCACGCGGTCGATCGTCGTCCGCGTCTTCAGAAAGTTGGCCACCGTGGCCGGCGGCGGTAGGTTGTCGCCCAGAGTGCCGTAGTTTATGCCGATGCCGTGCACGGCGGCAGCCAAATGGAGCAGCAGCAGGAGGAggaatgaagagaaaaaggaggTGGTAGCCATGGATGAAGTTGTGTTTGAAGTAAGAAGTCAGAAGCAACGGTCTTACGTTTGTGTCTtgctaatttttgtatatataataagaaagaGATTGAGAACGTTAGAAAGAAGGGACCGTGGTCAAAATAGTGCGTCTCTTTGGTGTCACCTTATtctatttatgtatttttcttttctttttctttcatctgtCTCGTAAGTTAAttcagttttatttaattaatataactatttatttaattaagtttgtaaattattaaaattaatttaaagaaaaaacacgGGGAGCACACGAATTGAGTGTGCATTGAATTGCTTGAACGGTCACGGAATTTgattgattgtgagatttgaGAAAAGGAACGAACAGATTACAAACGCAGGAAAGAGGGGCACGCTATGGTAAGAATGGTGTGGATTTGGGAATCAGATTCAAAATTCAATAGAAAAGTCATAAAATTAATGGTGGGCCAAGGTAGGT
Coding sequences within:
- the LOC106759553 gene encoding glucan endo-1,3-beta-glucosidase, translated to MATTSFFSSFLLLLLLHLAAAVHGIGINYGTLGDNLPPPATVANFLKTRTTIDRVKIYDVNPQILQAFANTGIPVTVTAPNGDIAVLKQIDSARQWVVTHIKPFHPQTKIKYILVGSELLHWGDADMIRGLVPAMRTLHSALLAEGITDIKVTTAHSLGIMRSSIPPSAGRFRPGFAKRVLGPMLKFLKETRAPFMVNPYPYFGYNGKNVNFLLFRPNRGLYDRNTKLSYTNQFDALMDAVHSAMKDLGYGDVDIAIGETGWPSVCDGWDACSGNNAQTFNAQLVKHLASGKGTPLMPNRTFETYIFALFNENQKPGPIAERNWGLFQPDFTPVYDCGVMRNGQNIAPVNPGPAPSTKPGPAPSTKPGPAPAPGGGKWCVPKADANDAALQANINYVCSQGIDCKPIQPGGVCYAPNNVKALATYAMNAYYQANGRHDFNCDFSNTGVITTTNPSHDNCKI